A DNA window from Thermococcus sp. 4557 contains the following coding sequences:
- a CDS encoding archaeosortase/exosortase family protein, with protein MRRSEGFLIFTLITSAAIFGATQTLPTLYFGLIYGMVLFTFRGNIREKPLRLDAYTIAGILLIGVSPMFLIYRWGDNPSPSTFQAVLFLGVSLVLFDAKTILVPSAVPVLEVFLAAVLRLREGVELLNLLSGAFVDITSHLVRGLVDVFNVPIIVRGNVAVVRSSMVIIGSGCSGLDAFILYLLAAGLLILLRKSDGREASLLLLGALGIIPLNAVRIFTLLVIGYHSGISFLELFHSHIGDMMFVAYVFGYWWWVLKRPKNAEKAKNG; from the coding sequence GTGAGGAGGAGTGAGGGTTTTCTGATATTCACCCTGATAACCTCCGCGGCGATCTTCGGGGCAACACAGACCCTCCCCACACTATACTTCGGGCTGATCTACGGCATGGTTCTCTTCACATTCCGGGGCAACATCCGGGAAAAGCCCCTCCGGCTGGACGCGTATACTATCGCAGGTATCCTCCTAATCGGCGTCTCGCCCATGTTCCTGATTTACAGATGGGGGGACAATCCAAGCCCATCAACATTCCAGGCAGTTTTGTTCCTCGGCGTCTCCCTCGTTCTGTTTGATGCAAAAACGATACTCGTGCCCTCTGCGGTGCCTGTACTCGAGGTGTTTCTAGCGGCGGTTCTCAGGCTCCGGGAAGGGGTCGAACTGCTGAACCTCCTGAGCGGCGCGTTCGTTGACATCACCTCCCACCTCGTACGGGGCCTGGTAGACGTCTTCAACGTCCCCATCATCGTTAGGGGCAACGTTGCTGTCGTGCGCAGCAGCATGGTGATAATAGGCTCCGGCTGCTCCGGGCTGGACGCGTTTATCCTGTACCTGCTCGCGGCAGGACTTCTGATCCTCCTCAGGAAATCGGACGGAAGAGAGGCTTCACTTCTGCTCCTCGGGGCCCTGGGGATAATCCCCCTTAACGCGGTCAGGATATTCACGCTCCTTGTCATCGGCTACCACAGCGGGATATCGTTCCTGGAGCTCTTTCACTCACACATAGGGGACATGATGTTCGTTGCATACGTCTTCGGATACTGGTGGTGGGTTCTGAAACGCCCAAAGAACGCTGAGAAAGCAAAAAACGGGTGA
- a CDS encoding DUF1616 domain-containing protein, whose translation MGLKRYWDLLTIIALSIILDLLIFYASDSLARKALGLAFVLFFPGYVFITALFPNRPELDNLERLALSFGLSIAVVPLIGLGLNYTPWGIRLIPILVSLTAFNIVFSLIAIHRRTGAFEPWIPWITLEQVKRELEWDESSKLDRALTVILIIAIITSIGTLGYVVTHPKQGEAFTEFYILGPEGIADNYPTELRVGQNGTVIIGIVNHEHRNVTYHVQIWLVNLTWDNTTNTTIIHGMYPMPGWFNVTLPSVPVNIEGNWTPQFETNYTFSIEEPGKWQVWFLLFKDDEPELPPAPADGNYAETPAKDLILEAINGTVQSLKLNVEVKP comes from the coding sequence ATGGGCCTGAAGAGGTACTGGGATCTGCTCACAATCATCGCCCTCTCGATCATCCTCGACCTCCTCATATTCTATGCCTCGGACAGTTTAGCGAGAAAGGCCCTAGGCCTCGCCTTCGTCCTCTTCTTCCCGGGCTACGTTTTTATAACCGCCCTCTTCCCAAACAGGCCCGAGCTGGACAACCTTGAAAGGCTCGCCCTCAGCTTCGGCCTGAGCATAGCGGTAGTACCCCTCATCGGCCTCGGCCTGAACTACACCCCCTGGGGCATTCGGCTTATCCCCATCCTGGTGAGCCTCACCGCGTTCAACATCGTTTTCTCCCTCATCGCCATCCACCGCAGGACAGGGGCCTTCGAGCCCTGGATCCCCTGGATAACCCTCGAACAGGTCAAAAGAGAGCTCGAATGGGATGAGTCGAGCAAACTCGACAGGGCCTTGACGGTCATCCTGATAATCGCCATCATAACATCCATCGGAACCCTCGGCTACGTGGTAACCCACCCCAAACAGGGGGAGGCATTCACAGAGTTTTACATCCTCGGACCCGAGGGCATAGCCGACAACTACCCGACGGAGCTCAGGGTCGGTCAGAACGGGACGGTGATAATAGGGATAGTCAACCACGAGCACCGCAACGTAACATACCACGTCCAGATATGGCTGGTGAACCTGACGTGGGACAACACCACCAACACCACGATAATCCACGGGATGTACCCGATGCCCGGCTGGTTCAACGTGACGCTGCCCAGCGTCCCGGTCAACATCGAGGGCAACTGGACGCCGCAGTTCGAGACCAACTACACCTTCAGCATCGAGGAACCCGGCAAATGGCAGGTGTGGTTCCTCCTCTTCAAGGACGATGAACCCGAGCTCCCCCCAGCCCCCGCGGACGGGAACTACGCGGAAACCCCCGCGAAGGACCTCATACTGGAGGCAATAAACGGGACGGTCCAGAGCCTCAAGCTGAACGTGGAAGTTAAGCCATGA